The Euleptes europaea isolate rEulEur1 chromosome 2, rEulEur1.hap1, whole genome shotgun sequence genome has a segment encoding these proteins:
- the EIF6 gene encoding eukaryotic translation initiation factor 6, giving the protein MAVRASFENNNEVGCFAKLTNAYCLVAIGGSEGFYSVFEGELSDTIPVVHASIAGCRIIGRMCVGNRHGLLVPNNTTDQELQHIRNSLPDSVRIQRVEERLSALGNVITCNDYVALVHPDIDRETEEILADVLKVEVFRQTVADQVLVGSYCAFSNQGGLVHPKTSIEDQDELSSLLQVPLVAGTVNRGSEVIAAGMVVNDWCAFCGLDTTSTELSVIESVFKLNEAQPSAVATNMRESLIDSLT; this is encoded by the exons ATGGCGGTGCGGGCCAGCTTCGAGAACAACAACGAGGTCGGGTGCTTCGCCAAGCTCACCAACGCCTACTGCCTGGTTGCCATCGGGGGCTCGGAGGGTTTCTACAG tgTGTTTGAAGGGGAGCTTTCTGATACCATCCCTGTAGTCCATGCTTCTATTGCTGGGTGTCGGATCATTGGCAGAATGTGTGTGG gAAACAGGCACGGGTTGTTAGTCCCAAACAATACCACAGACCAGGAGCTTCAGCATATCCGAAACAGCCTTCCAGATTCAGTGCGAATCCAGCGAGTGGAAGAGCGCCTTTCAGCCCTGGGCAATGTCATTACATGCAATGACTATGTAGCCCTTGTTCATCCAGACATTGACAGA GAAACAGAGGAGATTTTAGCTGATGTACTGAAAGTAGAAGTATTCAGACAGACTGTAGCAGATCAAGTGCTGGTGGGAAGTTATTGTGCATTCAGTAATCAAGGAGGATTGGTGCATCCAAAGACTTCTATTGAAGACCAAGATGAACTCTCCTCACTGCTACAAGTCCCACTTGTG GCTGGGACTGTTAACCGTGGCAGTGAGGTGATTGCAGCTGGAATGGTTGTGAATGACTGGTGTGCCTTTTGTGGTCTGGACACAACCAGCACTGAGTTATCCGTTATTGAGAGTGTCTTTAAGCTAAATGAAGCACAGCCAAGTGCTGTTGCCACTAATATGAGGGAGTCTTTGATTGACAG